A single region of the Malus sylvestris chromosome 8, drMalSylv7.2, whole genome shotgun sequence genome encodes:
- the LOC126632904 gene encoding photosystem II 22 kDa protein, chloroplastic-like produces the protein MAQTMLLMSSSVSSGHVVDLKSSDPLLQVQAQRLRPKSFSQLVFRPLPSSSSASSSSTRISTVVALFKSKTKAPAKKAPPPKPKVEDGIFGTSGGIGFTKQNELFVGRVAMIGFAASLLGEAITGKGILSQLNLETGIPIYEAEPLLLFFILFTLLGAIGALGDRGRFVDDPPAGIEGAVIPPGKGLKSALGLKEGGPLFGFTKANELFVGRLAQLGFAFSLIGEIITGKGALAQLNIETGVPISEIEPLVLLNVVFFFIAAVNPGTGKFITDVDEED, from the exons atggcTCAAACCATGCTTCTCATGTCTAGTAGTGTGTCTTCAGGCCATGTTGTGGACTTGAAGTCCTCAGACCCTTTACTCCAAGTACAAGCTCAAAGACTTAGGCCTAAGTCTTTCTCTCAACTTGTTTTCAGACCCCTCCCTTCATCCTCTTCAGCCTCGTCGTCGTCTACAAGGATTTCGACCGTTGTCGCTCTCTTCAAATCGAAAACTAAAGCTCCTGCCAAGAAG GCACCACCGCCGAAGCCTAAGGTTGAAGACGGTATCTTTGGAACCTCTGGGGGCATTGGTTTCACCAAGCAAAATGAGCTCTTTGTTGGTCGGGTTGCCATGATTGGCTTTGCT GCATCATTGTTGGGAGAAGCAATTACAGGGAAAGGGATTCTTTCCCAATTGAATTTGGAAACTGGAATTCCCATCTATGAAGCTGAAccccttcttctcttcttcatcCTTTTCACCCTGCTTGGAGCCATTGGAGCTCTAGGTGACCGTGGTAGATTCGTCGATGACCCGCCCGCTGGAATTGAAGGGGCAGTGATCCCTCCAGGCAAAGGATTGAAATCAGCCCTGGGACTCAAGGAAGGAG GTCCTCTATTTGGATTCACAAAGGCAAATGAGCTATTTGTGGGAAGATTGGCACAGTTGGGATTTGCATTCTCCCTAATAGGAGAAATCATTACAGGGAAGGGAGCTCTAGCCCAGTTAAACATTGAGACTGGAGTCCCCATCAGCGAAATCGAACCCCTTGTGTTGCTCAAcgttgtcttcttcttcatcgcTGCGGTGAATCCCGGAACTGGTAAATTCATCACAGATGTGGATGAAGAAGACTAG
- the LOC126631072 gene encoding uncharacterized protein At4g08330, chloroplastic-like — protein sequence MEKSNLFRGSYLNGAYHPSFSSSSRADVNYSCGSCGYELNLCSSNRNTSTIGSNKYGKSIKRGIISFFNIDESRFTQVDEFKCKPHFSKRSWGLFSRRTKLLCRKCGNHIGNAYDEYTSSSCPLVLDESDSSAGHEVTKCRKFDVRICALQPSNSEEFGTSILE from the exons ATGGAGAAATCGAATCTTTTCAGAGGCAGTTACCTCAACGGAGCTTACCATCcttccttctcttcttcttctcgcgCCGATGTCAATTACAg CTGTGGTTCTTGTGGGTATGAGCTAAACCTATGTTCCAGCAACCGGAACACTTCTACGATTGGCTCTAATAAGTATGGAAAATCTATAAAGCGAgggatcatatcattctttaacATCGATGAGAGCAGATTTACTCAGGTTGATGAATTTAAATGTAAACCCCATTTCTCTAAGCGTTCTTGGGGGTTGTTCAGCCGAAGGACTAAACTTCTTTGTCGCAAGTGTGGTAACCATATAGGAAATGCTTATGATGAGTACACTTCATCGTCTTGCCCGCTTGTGTTAGATGAATCAGATTCATCCGCAGGTCATGAAGTTACTAAATGCAGAAAATTTGATGTTAGAATTTGCGCTTTGCAGCCTTCAAATTCTGAAGAATTTGGCACTTCAATTTTGGAATGA